The following are from one region of the Chromobacterium phragmitis genome:
- a CDS encoding DegT/DnrJ/EryC1/StrS family aminotransferase, giving the protein MSIQFIDLKAQYQHLKADIDARIHAVLDHGQYIMGPEVKELEAQLAAYTGAKHAIGVCDGTKALLIAMMALGIGPGDEVITTPFTFIATGEMIALLGAKPVFVDIDPVSYNLDPSLLEAAITPRTRVIMPVSLYGQAADFAAINAIAGKHGIPVIEDGAQSFGASQHGNKSGNLSTIGCTSFFPSKPLGCYGDGGAVFTSDDALAKKIREIRVHGQDRRYHHPVIGLNGRLDTIQAAVLLAKLPSFADEVAARERIGARYSELLKDVARVPVIGAGNTHVYAQYTIEVNERDAVQAKLKELGVPTAVHYPIPLHLQPAFAHLGQGEGSFPLSEAAGKRVMSLPMHPFLTEEAQDAIVAAVKKALG; this is encoded by the coding sequence ATGTCCATTCAGTTCATCGATCTGAAAGCGCAGTACCAGCATTTGAAAGCCGACATCGACGCCCGCATCCACGCGGTGCTGGACCACGGCCAATACATCATGGGTCCGGAAGTGAAGGAGCTGGAAGCGCAACTGGCGGCCTACACCGGCGCCAAGCACGCCATCGGCGTCTGCGACGGCACCAAGGCGCTGCTGATCGCGATGATGGCCTTGGGCATCGGCCCCGGCGACGAGGTGATCACCACCCCGTTCACCTTCATCGCCACCGGCGAGATGATCGCGCTGTTGGGCGCCAAGCCGGTGTTCGTCGACATCGACCCCGTCAGCTACAACCTGGACCCGAGCCTGCTGGAAGCGGCGATCACGCCGCGCACCCGCGTCATCATGCCGGTCAGCCTGTACGGCCAGGCTGCGGATTTCGCCGCCATCAACGCCATCGCCGGCAAGCACGGCATCCCGGTGATCGAGGACGGCGCGCAAAGCTTCGGCGCCAGCCAGCACGGCAACAAGTCCGGCAACCTGTCCACCATCGGCTGCACCAGCTTCTTCCCCAGCAAGCCCTTGGGCTGCTACGGCGACGGCGGCGCGGTGTTCACCAGCGACGACGCGCTGGCGAAGAAGATCCGCGAGATCCGCGTGCACGGCCAGGATCGCCGCTACCACCATCCGGTCATCGGCCTGAACGGCCGCCTGGACACCATCCAGGCCGCGGTGCTGCTGGCCAAGCTGCCCAGCTTCGCCGACGAAGTGGCCGCCCGCGAGCGCATCGGCGCGCGCTACAGCGAGCTGTTGAAGGATGTGGCCCGGGTGCCGGTGATCGGCGCCGGCAACACCCACGTCTACGCGCAATACACCATCGAGGTGAACGAGCGCGACGCGGTGCAGGCCAAGCTCAAGGAGCTGGGGGTGCCGACCGCCGTCCACTACCCGATCCCGCTGCACCTGCAGCCGGCCTTCGCCCATCTGGGCCAGGGCGAGGGCAGCTTCCCGCTGTCCGAGGCCGCCGGCAAGCGCGTGATGAGCTTGCCGATGCACCCCTTCCTGACGGAGGAGGCGCAGGACGCCATCGTCGCCGCGGTGAAGAAGGCGCTGGGCTGA
- a CDS encoding lipopolysaccharide biosynthesis protein — protein sequence MAWLPSLRVPKSGFIRHIITLVTGAAVAQVVPLLASPLITRLYDPHEVGIQAVYVSWMSTLAVLATARYEMAIVLPAEEKRAVNLMGLSLLCASALALLIGMVVLMGGHSHIAAHLGAPELEPWLVLLPLSVWLAGLMQAWTNWNNRHRRYQANANGRMTQSFGMAGTQVLAGWLGAGAGGLILGQLAGQIGSLLAQSWQDLKNRLGWRRDVSRQDMREAAIAYIEFPKINAPHALSTALLDSATLAVLTVLAGTSAVGFYGLMMRVLKLPAALIGQAVAQVAYRELAEARNLGKPLRPILRKMMLTLFGMSLFPFLVIQIFGEPLFTLVFGRNWADAGRYAEAMSLYILFHFVASPLGMVPPVINRQRFAFFLSLVQAVLFLGTLWLGFHLWQDAVPTFQLVSVVMAGYFLAYFFWLYKAAR from the coding sequence ATGGCGTGGTTGCCGTCGCTGCGCGTGCCTAAAAGCGGCTTCATCCGCCACATCATCACCCTGGTGACCGGGGCGGCGGTGGCGCAGGTGGTGCCGCTGCTGGCGTCGCCGCTGATCACCCGCCTGTACGACCCGCACGAAGTGGGCATCCAGGCGGTGTACGTGTCATGGATGTCCACGCTGGCGGTGCTGGCCACCGCCCGTTACGAGATGGCCATCGTGCTGCCGGCCGAGGAAAAGCGCGCGGTCAATCTGATGGGCTTGTCGTTGCTGTGCGCCAGCGCGCTGGCCTTGCTGATCGGCATGGTGGTGTTGATGGGCGGCCATTCCCACATCGCCGCCCATCTGGGCGCGCCGGAGCTGGAGCCGTGGCTGGTGTTGCTGCCGTTGTCGGTGTGGCTGGCCGGGCTGATGCAGGCCTGGACCAACTGGAACAACCGCCACCGCCGCTACCAGGCCAACGCCAATGGCCGCATGACCCAATCCTTCGGCATGGCCGGCACTCAGGTGCTGGCCGGCTGGCTGGGCGCCGGCGCCGGCGGCCTGATCCTGGGCCAGTTGGCCGGACAGATCGGTTCCTTGCTGGCGCAAAGCTGGCAGGACCTGAAAAATCGGCTCGGCTGGCGCCGCGATGTCAGCCGCCAGGACATGCGCGAGGCGGCGATCGCCTACATCGAATTTCCCAAGATCAACGCGCCGCACGCGCTGAGCACCGCCTTGCTGGATTCGGCGACGCTGGCGGTGCTGACCGTGCTGGCCGGCACCTCGGCGGTCGGCTTCTACGGCCTGATGATGCGGGTGCTGAAACTGCCGGCGGCTCTGATTGGCCAGGCGGTGGCGCAGGTCGCCTACCGCGAGCTGGCGGAGGCGCGCAATCTGGGCAAGCCCTTGCGGCCCATTCTGCGCAAGATGATGCTGACGCTGTTCGGCATGTCGCTGTTTCCGTTTTTGGTGATCCAGATTTTCGGCGAGCCCTTGTTCACGCTGGTGTTCGGCCGCAACTGGGCCGACGCCGGCCGCTACGCCGAGGCGATGTCGCTGTACATCCTGTTCCATTTCGTCGCCTCGCCCTTGGGCATGGTGCCGCCGGTGATCAATCGCCAGCGTTTCGCTTTCTTCCTGTCTCTGGTGCAGGCCGTGCTGTTCCTGGGGACCTTGTGGCTGGGCTTCCATCTCTGGCAGGATGCGGTGCCTACTTTCCAACTGGTCTCGGTGGTGATGGCCGGTTATTTCCTCGCGTATTTCTTCTGGCTATATAAGGCGGCACGATGA
- a CDS encoding acyltransferase, whose protein sequence is MNWNGLFSRIRFRLSAWVRPRMVYGFQRGDGVFLKRTRVSNMTRIEHMDKLMIDDNVYIGHFNLIDASGGLYIGEGCQITNYVSVLTHSSHVAIRLYGREYLMRDNHVGYLKKPTKLGKYSFIGPHSVLMPGVELGKGSIVSAYSFVQAGAYPDFAILAGNPARVVGDTREADAEWLAQNPELHHLYEAWAHD, encoded by the coding sequence ATGAACTGGAATGGACTCTTCAGCCGCATCCGCTTCCGGCTGTCGGCATGGGTGCGGCCGCGCATGGTATACGGCTTCCAGCGCGGCGACGGCGTGTTCCTGAAGCGCACCCGCGTCTCCAACATGACGCGCATCGAACACATGGACAAGCTGATGATCGACGACAATGTCTACATCGGCCATTTCAACCTGATCGACGCTTCCGGCGGCCTCTACATCGGCGAGGGCTGCCAGATCACCAACTACGTGTCGGTGCTGACCCACTCCAGCCATGTGGCCATCCGGTTGTACGGGCGCGAGTACCTGATGCGGGACAACCATGTCGGCTATCTGAAAAAGCCGACCAAGCTCGGCAAGTACAGCTTCATCGGCCCGCACTCGGTGCTGATGCCGGGCGTCGAATTGGGCAAGGGCAGCATCGTGTCGGCCTACAGCTTCGTGCAGGCCGGCGCGTATCCCGATTTCGCCATCCTGGCCGGCAACCCGGCAAGGGTGGTGGGCGACACCCGCGAGGCCGACGCCGAATGGCTGGCGCAAAACCCGGAGCTGCATCATTTGTACGAGGCCTGGGCCCATGACTGA
- a CDS encoding glycosyltransferase family 4 protein, with product MTDKIARLLVAGSASIHTWRFLSGIAPHVDELYLACNGEVPADKRPVNLKGELRLDFSLKAWSSAGKLKRWIAEVKPDVVHVHQANSVAWHARRALAGSNIPMLLTAWGSDVLLLPEQNRLMRAMVRGNLKAAAAVTSDSLHMAAKIRELAGDCRIALLNYGIDALPPEPVVAAKKKQVLSCRLHKPLYRIDAILKGWAEVEASGRLGDWNLVVAASGSETDNLKRLAASLNLKRVEFAGFVDSATLGRLYAESRVFVSVPRSDATSISLLEAMGHGCLPLLSNLPANGEWAIDGLNGVIAEDVRRLGAQMLRAMEAASDDAALARVAETNRGLVAAKALHQANMAGFADLIRELAANKV from the coding sequence ATGACTGACAAGATCGCCCGCCTGCTGGTGGCGGGCTCGGCCTCCATCCATACTTGGCGCTTCTTGTCGGGCATCGCGCCGCATGTGGATGAATTGTACCTGGCCTGCAATGGCGAGGTTCCCGCCGACAAGCGGCCGGTCAATCTGAAGGGCGAGCTGCGGCTGGATTTTAGCCTGAAGGCCTGGTCCAGCGCCGGCAAGCTCAAGCGCTGGATCGCCGAAGTGAAGCCCGACGTGGTCCATGTCCACCAGGCCAACAGCGTGGCCTGGCACGCGCGCCGCGCGCTGGCGGGGTCGAACATCCCGATGCTGCTGACGGCCTGGGGCTCGGATGTGCTGCTGTTGCCGGAGCAGAACCGGCTGATGCGCGCCATGGTGCGCGGCAATCTCAAGGCCGCCGCCGCCGTCACCTCGGATTCGTTGCACATGGCGGCGAAAATCCGCGAGCTGGCCGGCGACTGCCGCATCGCGCTGCTCAATTACGGCATCGACGCGCTGCCGCCCGAACCCGTCGTCGCCGCCAAGAAGAAACAAGTCTTGTCCTGCCGTTTGCATAAACCGCTGTACCGCATCGACGCCATCCTCAAGGGCTGGGCCGAGGTGGAGGCGAGCGGCCGCTTGGGCGACTGGAATCTGGTTGTCGCGGCTAGCGGCAGCGAGACGGACAACTTGAAACGGCTGGCCGCGTCTTTGAATCTCAAACGCGTCGAGTTTGCCGGCTTTGTCGACAGCGCCACCTTGGGCCGGCTCTATGCGGAGTCGCGGGTTTTCGTCAGCGTGCCGCGTTCCGACGCCACCAGCATCAGCCTGTTGGAGGCGATGGGCCACGGCTGCCTGCCGCTATTGTCCAATCTGCCGGCCAACGGCGAATGGGCGATAGACGGCCTCAACGGCGTGATTGCCGAAGACGTGCGCCGTTTGGGCGCGCAGATGCTGCGGGCGATGGAGGCGGCGTCCGACGATGCCGCCCTGGCCCGCGTGGCCGAAACCAATCGCGGCCTGGTGGCGGCCAAGGCGCTGCACCAGGCCAATATGGCCGGCTTCGCCGATTTGATCCGCGAGCTGGCCGCCAACAAGGTTTGA
- a CDS encoding glycosyltransferase family 4 protein: MKIAHLTSAHPRHDIRIFVKECSSLAAAGHEVTLIVADGQGEEIRNGVRIHDVGPKTGGRLSRMTGTVKRVYQAALKLRPDVVHFHDPELIPAGVRLKQAGIKVVYDVHEDVPRQILAKHWIPGAVRPLVSGGFETLEDWAGRRFDAIVTSTPHIRKRFEKLGAKALDVCNFPILEELVRDTPWESRRNEVCYIGGISRIRGIEPIVAALPGTSTRLNLAGPWSESDLRAKVTAEPGWARVNDLGVLDRKGVAEVLARSKIGLVTLFPTPNYVDALPIKLFEYMAAGMPVIASDFPVWREIVDDAGCGVLVDPQDAAAISAAINELLGDEARMRALGESGKRAVLNKYSWAAEADKLIKLYATL; this comes from the coding sequence ATGAAAATAGCCCACCTGACCTCCGCCCATCCGCGCCACGACATCCGCATCTTCGTCAAGGAGTGCAGCTCGCTGGCGGCGGCCGGCCATGAGGTGACGCTGATCGTCGCCGACGGCCAGGGCGAGGAAATCCGCAACGGCGTCCGCATCCACGATGTCGGCCCCAAGACCGGCGGCCGCCTGTCGCGGATGACCGGCACCGTCAAGCGCGTCTACCAGGCCGCGCTGAAGCTGCGGCCGGACGTGGTGCATTTCCACGATCCGGAGCTGATTCCCGCCGGCGTGCGACTGAAGCAGGCCGGCATCAAGGTGGTGTACGACGTGCACGAGGACGTGCCGCGCCAGATCCTGGCCAAGCACTGGATACCCGGCGCGGTGCGCCCGCTGGTGTCCGGCGGCTTCGAGACGCTGGAAGACTGGGCTGGGCGCCGCTTCGACGCCATCGTCACCTCCACCCCGCACATCCGCAAACGCTTCGAGAAGCTGGGCGCCAAGGCGCTGGACGTGTGCAACTTCCCGATACTGGAAGAGCTGGTGCGCGACACGCCGTGGGAAAGCCGCCGCAACGAGGTGTGCTACATCGGCGGCATCAGCCGCATCCGCGGCATCGAGCCCATCGTCGCCGCGCTGCCGGGCACCTCCACCCGGCTGAACCTGGCCGGGCCGTGGAGCGAGAGCGACCTGCGCGCCAAGGTGACGGCCGAGCCGGGCTGGGCGCGGGTCAACGACCTGGGCGTGCTGGACCGCAAGGGCGTGGCCGAGGTATTGGCCAGAAGTAAGATCGGCCTGGTGACGCTGTTCCCCACGCCCAATTACGTCGACGCGCTGCCGATCAAATTGTTTGAATACATGGCCGCCGGCATGCCGGTGATCGCCAGCGACTTCCCGGTGTGGCGCGAGATCGTCGACGACGCCGGCTGCGGCGTGCTGGTCGATCCGCAGGACGCGGCCGCCATCTCCGCCGCCATCAACGAGCTGCTGGGCGACGAAGCGCGCATGCGCGCGCTCGGCGAGTCCGGCAAGCGGGCGGTGCTCAATAAATACAGCTGGGCGGCCGAGGCCGACAAGCTGATCAAGCTGTACGCGACGCTGTAA